A segment of the Candidatus Pelagisphaera phototrophica genome:
ACAGTGGAATCAGAGGTTCGGAAACTTATTGAACGAGTCGAAAAGACGTTTGGACAACTGGACTTGGTCTTTCTCAATGCCGGAGGAAATGCGGGGGCTCGGGAACCGATTGAAGTCGTCGATTCCCAAGCATGGATTAAAACTGTCGAGATTAACCTCTTCACCGCCTTTCACGTAGCTAAGGCCTCTATACCGCTTTTGAAAAAGAGCGAGAATGGTCAAATTCTGACGATGGGATCTGGAATGGGTAGGCGGCCCGACAAATCGAGTGCGGCTTATAGTGCTGCGAAGGCGGCCCTTTGGATGCTGACGCAGTCGCTTTCAATCGAATTGGCCGATTATGGAATTACCGTAAATGAGATGATTCCCGGTCCCGTTAAAACGAAAATCCCAGAAGGGGAGACTTTTGAGCCCTTCCTCCATGCAGATGGGGACTGGGAAAACGAATGGGTGAAACGTGCCGAAGACATTGTGCCAATGGCATTGTTTCTGGCATCCCAGCACAAATATGGACCGTCTGGCCAGAGCTTTGCCTTGAACCGGCGCCTGTTGTAGGACTTATTCGTTGAGGTTTAAGAAGCGACTTCCTGGACTTTTGCGACTGCTTCAGCGGACTTTTGCTTGCCACGCAATCCTCTCCACCACCAGGCGAATAGCGATTTGAAGTCCTCCAAAATCAGATAGGTACAGGGCACAAGCAAGAGCGTGATAAATGTGGCGAATAATACGCCAAAGGCGAGGGACGTTGCCATGGGAATTAAGAACTGAGCCTGAAGACTCTTTTCCATAAGTATTGGGACTAGACCTACAAAGGTGGTGATTGATGTTAGAATGATCGCCCTAAATCGCTGGCTTCCTCCCACATGGACCGCATCAAAAACGGACATGCCTTGAATTCGAAGTCGGTTAACCCGATCCACTAGAACGAGTGAATCGTTTACGACGACACCCGACATCGCTATTATTCCAAGAAGCGAAAGAAGACTCATGTCCTGCGGTGTTCCGAGGTTTTGAAAATTGATTAAGTGACCGTAGATGGCTCCTCCAATCCCGAAAGGAATTACCGAGATTACGATCAATGGCTGAAGGTAGCTTTTAAAAGGGATTGCGAGCAAAGCATAGATCATGACTAAAACGAGGAGCATCCCTCCGATAATCGCGGGAGTCGACTCTTCCATATCTTTTGCTTCCCCTCCTTTAACGGAAGTTACTCCAGGATACTTTTGCAGAACGCGACCCAGAATTGAATCTGGATCTCCTGGAAACTTTCCATAGATTGAGGAACTAATATCGTCAGAATTCGCGACTGCTTTGTTGGCGTCCGCCTGAACATTGATAATTCGCTTTCGATTCAGGCGGGAAATCGATGGGTAGCCAGTGCCGTATTCAATATCTGCAATCTCTGATATCGGGATTCTTGATCCATTGGGAGCAACGATCCGCATCGATTCCAAATTCCCAAGCGATTCGCGCTCGTCTTTGGGATAGCGTACCATGACTCGGACGTCCTCCTTGTCCCGCTGGACCCGTTGGGCTTCGGCTCCATAGAATGCATAGCGGATCTGTCGCCCCAAATCGCCGGCGGTAAGCCCCAAAGGTCGAGCATCGTCTTTCAATTTGACCTTGAGCTCTCGTTTCCCTTCTGAATAGGTGTCACGTATATCCAGCAAACCTTCGAACTGTTTAAGCTCCTCCTGTATCTCCATTGAGGCAGCCTTCAAATCGCCGAAGTTTCTTCCAGTTAAGCGAATGTCAACCGGTAGGCCAACGGGCCCGGAAGCGCTTGAAAGGAAATTCAGTTTTCTGGCACCGGGAATCTCTCCGACTTTTTCGCGCCAAATTTGAGCGATCTCGTCCGCATTGGAATCTCGAAGCTCCGCTTTAGAAAGCTCAAGGATAATCGACCCCACGTTAGCGCCAGAGCTCATCGATGCGGGCCCTGGTCCTCCAGAAACCACGCTGTATCCAATGAATACTGATTTGTTTCTAACCGGATCAATGGACCCTTGATCTATTTGTTCCGTCGATATCTCGTCGATGGCCCTGTCAATTCGTTCCATTGCCTTTTGCGTTTCGGGTAACGGAGTTCCCTCGGCCATCTTGAGTTCAAGGAAAATGTAGTCGGAAGGAACATTCGGAAAGAAGACGAATCGAATCGCTCCGAATGCCACAAGGGCGATGGAGGTGGCTAAGGCGAACAGGAAAAGGGAAAGTGTTAGCCAGCGAAACGAAAGGGCCTTGTCGAGAATAGGCATATAGACGTTTTGGATGAAACGTTCCATTCCATCCGAGAAACGCCGCTGCAATTTTGAAATAGGGTTGAGCTTTTCCCTGCCTCCTCTGTCGCCTACATGACAAAGGGTCAGATGATAAGGAAGAACGAGTTTGCTCTGTACCAATGAGAAAAGCAGGGTGGGGATCACTACAATGGGGATCACGTACATGAACTTACCAATCATACCCGGCAAAAAGAATACTGGTATGAAGGCAACGGCTGTAGTGATGATAGCGAACGTCACTGGCATTGAAACCCGCTCAGCACCTTTTACCGCGCTTTCAACTCCGTGACCGTTTGTTTGGAATTCCGTGAATACGCTTTCTCCAACGACAATCGCATCATCAACGACGATCCCTAAGACTAAAATGAACGCGAAGAGAGAAAGAAGATTAATCGTTATCCCTAGTGCAGGCGCGATGGCGATTGTCGCTAGAAAACTTACTGGTATACCGATGGCTACGAACAGGGCGAGGGAAGGTCGCAGGAAAATGGCCAGTGTGACTAGGACTAGCAAAAAGCCGATAAAGCCGTTTTCCAGCAGCATATCGATACGGCCTTGAAGGTAAAATGATGAGTCGCTCCAAGCCTCTAGTTCAACCCCGTTCGGCATCCAGGTCTCGGAGGCCTTTTCCACGTAGTCATAAACGAGTTCCGATATTTTCAATGGATTTTCGCTTCCTACCTCCTTGACGAGAATGATGGCTGCGAGCTTGCCGTTGAACTTGGTGATTATGTCCTGCTCAGCAAACCCGTCCCGAACTGTGGCGATGTCTCCAAGCCTTATTTTCCCGCCATCGGGATTGGTTAACAAGATGATTTCACTAAAATCGGTACCAATGTAGGCTTGTTCAGTAGTGCGAAGCGAAATTTCTCCGCCTTCCGCCTTTATGAGTCCACCCGGCAAATCGACGGAACTCCCTCTGACTGCCTGAACGACTTGATCGAAAGTAAGGTTGTAATTTCGCAGTGTATTTTCGGATACTTCGATTGAAATTTCGTAGTCTCTAACCCCTTGAACCTCTGCTTGGCTGATCCCATCGAACTCTACCAACTCGTTTCTAATCCGATCGGCGATCTTCTTGATCTCCTTTTCACCCGCGTCTCCGAACACGGAAATACGGATGACTTCCTTGGGAATAAGGGGTTCGTCAACGATAGGGCGCTCGGTGTCGACTGGAAACGTCGTGATCGCATCAACACGTGTTTTGATCTCGTCTTTGACCTTCGCTAACTCGTATCCTTTTTCCACCGTCGCGGTTACTGAACCATAGCCCTCCTGGGCGACCGAGCGAAGTTCTTTGATTCCATCAATCGACTGAATCGCTTCTTCAATGCGTATGATTACAGATTCTTCGACCTCTTCAGGCGATGCCCCGAGATACGGAACCCGTATTGTGACTATATCCAGAGAGAATTGTGGAAATAGCTCCTTCTTTACGGTGAGATAGGAAGCGATCCCGCCGATGACGAGGATCAACATCACCAAATTCGCTGCGACTCCGTTTCTTGTAAACCAGGCTATCATCCTTAAAGCTTTTAGTTGATTTCAGTTTTCAGGATTTTAATAGACTCCTTCGATTCCCGCTCTACCCGCATTCCCATTACGGCGTACTCCAATGGAGTAATGCAAATGCGGTCTCCGTCTTCGAGTCCCGCTGTAATAATCGCCCATTCCGTATCCGTTTGGTAGACTTCCACGTCTTTGAAAACGATTCGACTCTCCCGATCGACAGTGTATACCGTATTATTCTCCCGCAGAGCTTTTCTGGGGATTTGAAATGCATTATCGATGCGTTTTCCTTGAATCGACGCTTCGACGAAAAGTCCGACTTTGAGTGGGGGGCGATCGCTGCTTTCGTTTTTTTTATACGGCTCCTCTATTTTGGCTACGACATAAGAGAGGCGGGTTTTGGGATCAATGGCTCCCTCTGTCCGATCTATCACGCCTTCCCACTCATATTGTTCCCCTCCATAGGATCCTCTCACGATGACCCTTGGTTTTGTGTCGTTGGCTGAGCGATTGCTGTAGGATTCAGGAAGTTCGAGGTATTCGATATCCTTTAGGGAGATGGGTAGTCGAATTTCCGCAGTATCCGTAGAGTAAATACGCGCCAACTGGCTTTGCCTTGCCGAGACCATTTGGCCGATGTCCGCGAATTTTTCATGAATACGACCATCGTAGGGCGCTTTCACCGTCGTTCGTTCAAGATCACGCTTCGCCATTTCCACACCTGCTAAAGCTGACTCGTAGACCGCCTTCGCGCGCTCTAGCTGCGGTTTGCGAAGGGTTAGATCAGAGCCTTCCCCACGTCCGAAACTTTCCCAGTCCTCTCGCGCTTGATCGGCGAGTGCCTTTTCCTGCTCATAGGCCAATCTCGCCTCAGCCAACCGGCTTTTGGATAAGGCCAAATTGGCTCGATAATCTACGGGGTCAATTTCAATAAGGGGATCACCTTTCTTGAAATATCCTCCAGCGAAAAAGGAATTGGAAATTGACTGAATGCGCCCTGTGACTTCTGCAACGAGTAAGGTTTCCGTCCGAGATTCCACGATACCCTGGCTTCGGGCCTCAAGTGTTATCGGTTTGGATCTTGCCTCAATTATTTCTACCACAGGAAGCACTTGAATGGTCTCCTTCTTCTCGGGTACCGGTTTAAAGACAAATGCGGTTACAATTATCCCAAACGAGGCAAAAATGAAGAAGATCGGCAGCACGTATTTTACCAATCTTAAAAGTAGCGATTCTTTTTTATCCGACATGACTGAAATCTGTTAAGTTAGCGGTGGGGATTAACGTTTGAATCCGATTATTCAAAATCGCCTCCCAATGCGAGATGCAGATTGATGCGATTTTGAAGGCGTTGATTTTGTATGGAAATGAGTTGGCTGGTGCTTTCGTCCGCCCTCCGTTGGGCATCCAAAAGGGTGGTGATGTCTACGAGGCCTTTGTCATACTGCTCCCAAGCAAGATCCTCGGCTTTTTGATTTTCATCAGCGGCTATGGCGGATTCCTCTCTCAATAGCGAAAGGTCAATTTCGCTAGAAAGCGCATTCTCGACCTCCTGAAAGGCTGTCAAGACAGTGGAGCGGTATTGGGCTAGCTGAGACTCCGCTTGCGCTTGAGATTGGACACGTTCGGACTTTAGACGACCTGCAGCGAACAGGTTGGCCGCAAGATCCCCAGCGATCGACCAAACCGAGAAATCAGAATCTAGCAAATTAGTTAATTCACTGCTTGTGGTACCAGAGCTCCCAGTTAGCGCGAGCCTAGGTAGCCAATTTTTGGCTACGTTATTCTGCTGAGCGAGTATTGCCGCCAGACGTCGTTCCGCCGCGTACAGGTCAGGACGCCTTGCTACTAATTCTGCCTGCAGGCCTCCAGGGACATCGCTGTTTAGTGAAGGTAGCGAGTGGCTGCTGTCCTGGGTTGCAGAGGGATATCGGCCGAGAAGCACTTCCAGGGATCGCTTGGCGTTATTCAGTTGTGTTTTTCGTTGCTGTATCAGCGCACGACTGGAGGCGGCTTGGGCCCGCGTCAGCCTGAGATCTAAACTCGTCACTAAACCGCGATCGTATCTTCGATCAAGCGACGCTAGCTTTTGTTCAAGCGATTCTGAGGAGTCAATCGCGAGCTGCCATTGGCGCTGGGCTTCGAGCATATTGAACCAAGAGCGAGCCACCTGGCCGGCAATTGATAGCTTGAGAGCCCTTACATCTGCTTCCGCTGCTTCAAAATTAGCCAATCCCGAAGCGTGGGTATCTTTTAGGCGACCCCAGACATCGACCTCCCATTGGCTTCTCAGGTTAAGGGCGTGTGATTCCGTTTCAATTCTTTGAAAATTGAGGAACGAAAATCGACTTTTCTGGTTGGAGGAATTGAGTCCCAATGAAAGACTTGGGATTCTGAGTGAGCCAGCAATTCTTGCTGCAGCCTCCGCGGCTCTCGCTTGGGCTTCTGCGGCATCAAGACCAAAATTGACGTCCAGCGCTTCAGCTATGAGTTGATTCAAGGTTTCGTCTCCGAATCGACCGGCCCATTTTATCGACTCTCTGGACTCAAGAGGCTTTGACGCGAGAAACTCATCATAATCTTTAGGGCTGGCTACCGATTGTGGTTCCATAGGTGCCGTCGCACATCCGGAAATGAAAAGCGTAAAGAAGGCGAAATGTAGCCAATTTGTATTTCTGGTCATTGTATCAAGTCTTTGGACTCAGCTTTGAAACCGCCTCGAGCCCCGAGCTAATAAAAGCTACGAGATGGTCAGCTAAGCCATCCGTGTCGTGCAGATCGATTTTGCCACAGGAAATAAATTGGAGTCGCGAATGCTGCATCATGACCCCTAGCATACAGCAGGAAAGAAAGTGCATGCCATAGGAAATCTTCTCAAAGCCTGGGTGGCCGAGGGAATCGGAAATTGCTTTCGAAAATTTCGCAACGATTTCCTTTAATATATCCTGATGCAGTTCTTTCATGAAAGGGCGTTCTTCCGACATCGCTTTTCCCATAGCTCGCATGAAGCGGAAATCAGTCCCGGGCTCGCCTATAAACTGGGAAAGTAGTGGACGAACCATAAAGTCGACCACTTTCTGGATCGGAAGCGGTTTTGAATCATTCTCAATAGTTGCCTTTTCGAGCATATCGATTCGCAGATGATTTATCGGCTCGATACGATGACGTACCATTTCTTTGAAAAGGACCTCTTTGGTACCAAAATGGTAGTTGATCGCGGCGATATTGACACCGGCACGTTTGGTAATCTCTCGAATCGAAGCCCCTCCGTACCCCCGCTCAGCAAATTCAATTTCGGCCGCTTCGATGATTTTTACCTGCGTATCGTTCATTGGGAAAACTTTCAAACAATCGTTTTAAACGGTGGTTTGAATTAGGGCAAGGAAATTTTTTAACTTCTTGAACTCGGATAAGAACTTAGGGACATAGGGATAATTCTCATTGGGCGGTTGCAAAATATTCCGATCGAGCCCTTAAACCAAAATAGGCATGGGAGGAATGCATTTTCCGCGACTCAGGAAAAGGGCTTTTAATTTTTGTCAAACCGGGTACTGAACTACGAATTCTGGTCTAGAAGTACGGGTTTAAGACTATCGAGCAAGTGCTTGGCTATCCATCTATGGCCCTCTGGATTTGGATGTATCCCGTCTCTTTGATTTAGTCGGGGATCCCCACCGACTCCTTCTAATAAAAACGGTATTAGGGTTGCCCCCAAAGTTTCCGCAACGGAAGGGTACAGCTTTTCAAACTCATCGGTATAGCTCACCCCTAAGTTCGGAGGCATTTTCATGCCGGCGATCACAATGTGGACGTCAGGATACCTTTCCCTCACGCGGCTGGCGATAGCGATCAAATTGGCCCTTGTGGTGGAAAGATCGATTCCTCTGAGTCCGTCATTTGCTCCCAGTGCCAAGACAAATACGTCTATCGGATTTCTCAATATCCAGTCAATTCGTCTAAGGCCACCCGCGGTCGTCTCTCCACTTACACCGGAAGGTATGACTTCCCATTTCAAATTCTGCTCACTTAGCAAAGACTGGAGAACCTTTGGATAGGATTGATCATAGTCTACGCCATAACCGGCCGTAAGGCTGTCCCCGAAGAATAGAATCGCTCGTTCGTTGCTTTCGTCCGAGCCCCGTAATTGGCTTTCTGTAGAGCAAAACAGGCTGAACGCCAAAACCAATAGGGCGATATTTCTAAGCAACATATTTGTAGATACATGTGATTGAGCATAATGTTTCAAGTGTTGATCGGAAATAGATTTGTGCTCTTGTGTTCTCAAATCCAGACAACAAGAGTTTAGTATTTATACGCATCGCTTGGAACTGGCTGTTCGTAATCAGGCCGTAGAATTGTTTTCGTTGAGTGGATTTTGGAAAAAGGTTATGTCTGGAGCGGTCATTTTGAGTTTAGATAAAGTGAGCAAGTCTTTCGCTAGTGGCGATCGGCTACTCGAAGTTCTTAAAGAATCTAGCCTGGAGGCTCGCCTGGGAGAGTCCATCGCTATCGTTGGTCCATCGGGAAGTGGTAAAACAACCCTGCTCGGGATCTGCGCGGGACTGGATTCGCCCACCAAAGGCGAGGTCAGCCTAAACGGGGAATCTTTGAGCACACTGACTGAAGACCAGCGGTCAGATATCAGAAATCATTACGTGGGATTTGTTTTCCAGAATTTCCAGTTGCTGCCAACTTTGACGGCACTGGAAAACGTGATGGTGCCGCTCGAGCTCCGAGGCGAAACAGGAGTCGAGTCCGCGGCCATTGAGATGCTGGAGAAAGTGGGTCTTGGCGAAAGGGTTCATCACTATCCAGTCCAGCTTTCAGGGGGGGAGCAGCAGCGCGTGGCATTGGCACGAGCCTTTATCAATCGCCCCAAAATACTGTTCGCAGATGAGCCAACGGGTAATTTGGATGCGGATACCAGTCATTCGATAGTCGATTTGCTATTTCAACTGAATCGGGATGCCGGTACGACGCTGATTTTGGTTACCCATGATCGGGAGCTAGCGGAGAAGACCGATCGAACCCTTCGTATCGAGCTGGGAAGGGTTACGGTAGAGCGATGAGCGATTTGAGGAGGAGTTCGAAAAAGCTCAAACCACAACTTAATTGGGTGCTCAAAATGGCATGGCGCGATACGCGTCGCTCCAGAGGGAAGTTAGCTCTGTTTGCCTTTTCCGTTATATTTGGGGTTGCGGCACTGGTGGCGGTGAACTCGCTACGTAGCAATTTAGAAGCTGAAGTCGATCGGCAATCTAAGGCCCTTCTCGGTTCTGACTTGGAATTCAGAAGCTCAGAGCCCTTTGACGATAAGGCAGAAGAACTCTTTAGTTCCCTAAACGCTTCGGGCGAAGCCATCGATACGCGCCTTTCGACGATGGCGTTGTTTATCGAGTTAGACCAGACCCGTCTGGTTTCATTGCGAGCTATGTCAGGGGGATTTCCTTGGTATGGTACACTTGATACGCGGCCTGAGGGATTGAATTTCTCCGAGATGGAAGGCAAAGTTGCCTTGGTAGAAGAATCATTAAAAATTCAATACGGACTGGAGATCGGAGATACTATACGCATCGGGGATGCGGAATTTGAGGTAATTGGCGAAGTGCTGAGAATTCCAGGGGAATCCTCCTTTGGCAGTTCGTTTTCACCTCGCATCCTGATCCCGCAGATTCATCTGGAATCAACGAATTTGCTAGGTTTCGGAAGCCGAAAGACCTTTCGGAAGCATTTCGTGTTTGAGAACGGTCTGAGTGAAGATTTAATAAAGACTCTGCGATCCAAGGAGCCCGAGATTCGTTCCAGTGGCCTGCGTTTTGATACGGCCGAAGAGCAGAAAGGAAGCATCGGTAACATGCTGGATGAAATGACCAGCTACTTGAGCTTGGTCGGGTTTGTCGCTCTTCTTCTTGGTGGCGTTGGAATTGCAGGAGCAGTTCAAGTGTATCTGAAGGAAAAATCCGAGTCAATGGCTGTGCTAAGGTGCCTTGGCTGTAGCGGGCAGACCAGTATGATGGTTTTTTGCATACAAATTTTTCTAATGGGTTTTGTCGGTTGTCTTTTGGGAGCGATTTTGGGGGTCGGCGTTCAGGCGGCGTTGCCAAGGATCGTTCAGTCTTTCGTTCCATTCGATTTGGAGTTCGAGATTGTATGGCCAAGCTTAGCAGAGGCATTCGCCTTTGCTTGGGCTTTAACATTGCTGTTCGCCTTCCTTCCTCTACTTCCAATGCGAAAGCTTTCCCCGATGCGGGCGATTCGATCGTCTTTGGGAGTACAAAAGGGCCGGAGTGACTGGCTGGTATGGCTAGCTTCGGGACTGATTGGTATCCTTACTCTGACATTTTCGATTTTGCAAACTGACGAAGTCACTGAAGCACTGGGTGTTTTCGGAGGAATCGTTGTCGCAATACTAGTGCTCACGGCCACGGGCATCGGTCTTAGAGGGCTGTTGAGAAGGTTGTCTTCTAGAACGTTACCCTTTGTATGGCGACAAGGTTTGAGCAACCTCTACCGCCCTAACAATCGTACCGTTTCGTTAATAGTGATGATCGGTATGGGTGCCTTCCTCATCTACACGCTGTACCTCTGTGAGGTGAGTATTTTGAAGAGGGGTGAAATCAATGACCAGGACGATAAGCCTAATACGGTCTTCTTTGACGTTCAGAGCGACCAAGTCGATCGGGTAAAGCAAATTATCCAGGAAAACGGGAGCGAGTTGAAGTTTCATGATCCCATGGTGACGATGCGGCTGACCCATATTAGTTCAACGTCTGTCTCTCAACTCCGTCGAAACCCCGGTTATGAAAGGTGGGCTTTGTCCCGCGAGTACCGATCCACTTTTAGAGCAGAACTTCGAGAGCACGAACCGCTTGTTGAGGGGGAATTCGTGTCAGCTTCGAGTCTGGATAGCGATGATCCCATTCCTATTTCAATAGAAGAGAGACTGGTTGAGGCACTGAGTCTGAAGATCGGTGACACGCTTTCCTGGGATGTGCAAGGGCTGCCCTTGGACACGATCGTTACCAGTATTAGAAAAGTCGACTGGAGGCAAATGCAGCCTAATTTCTTCGTTGTCTTTCCGAGTGGTGTCCTTGAGGGAGCCCCCGCAAATCACATCATCGCAGTCAAGGCGAACGGTGTGGAACGAATTGCCGCCCTGCAAGGGGACGTGGTCAAGCGATATCCCAATGTATCCGCAATTAACTTATCAATGGTGCTGGAAACGCTTAAAGACGTATTTGACAAAGTAGGGTTCGTCGTTCGCTTCATGGCATCATTTACGATTCTAACGGGGCTGATCGCACTCATTGCAACGGTCCTTACGAGTCGGTATCAGCGAGTAAAGGAAAGCGTTCTCCTCCGTTCGCTTGGCGCGAGTATTGGACAAGTTCGTAGAATTATGGCGATTGAATATTTTCTACTGGGCGGATTGGGAAGTGCCACCGGCATTACCTTGTCACTCGCCGGCGCCTGGGCCATGACACAATTTGTTTTCAAGATCGATCTCTACATTCCTTGGGGAATGACGATCGGGTCGATCATAGGGATCGGCGTCATTACCTTGCTAACTGGCATGCTAAACAGTCTGGGAATCGCCAATCGATCGCCCATTGAAGCACTGCGATACGATTAAAGGCGAATAGGACCCATTTATAAGGTTCCTCCCATGTAACCTCAAATTTTTCGAAACAGGATCTGTTTCATGAAAGTCCAAGCATGCCTTAGGTTGGTACTGCTTCCTGGTACTTCTGTCCAATCGATAGGGATGGAAGCGACTTCCAAACCGTGTCTTTTTGCAGTGAGCAGTATTTCCAGATCAAAGGCGTAACCGTCTTGTACCATATTGCCTTTCGTTGATTGGAAGAACTCTTTGGGGATAGCCTTTAAGCCGCATTGCGTATCAGATAAGTGGATGTCGTACCGTATTCGAATCAGTTGATTGAAGATCTTTGCCACGATCTTGCGTGAGCATTTTCGCTGTAGATCGCGTCCCGCTCCTGAATCTCGGGATGCGATTAAGACTCGATTCTGCGTTGCCGACTGCTCAATGATGCCCAAGAACCGAATGGTCTCCTCCGCGGAAGCGGCTCCGTCTGCGTCGACAAAGGCGAGGATATTAGCATCGCCCCCTTTTCTCCAACCAGCGCGTACGGCACCTCCTTTCCCCAGATTTTTCTCCAGAAGAAGTGGCTCCCTTAAGAATGAGTATTGGGGGTTTAATTTCTGACTGAGATTAGAAAGGGCTTTTTGTTCATCCTGCGAGGACCCATCGTCAACCAGTTGAATTGCGATAGAGAGATTGGAGAGCTCAACCAATTCGCAGAGTTTTAGAAGAAACCGCGGCAGGCGCTTACTTTCGTAGTAGCAGGGAATAACTAGGAGCGCATTCATGACTCAGACAAGCATTCAAAATGGAGACCACAATGGAATTCGCTGTCGTTGGAAAATATGGCGAAAGACAAGTCAGGATCCTGTTGAGAAATTATTTCAAGGGATTTTGGATCGAGAAGAAGGGCTGCGGTACTAGCGGCGTCCGCTAATGCCGCCCTAGGAGCGATGGCGTAGCTTCGGTTCCAATTGTAAGCGGGGGACCGGGTGCCGGGATCTATCACGTGGCTCCCTTGGAAGGCGACTCCTGAGCTGGCGAGCATCTGGTTGGCAGTTAAGGAAATGGTGCCTACCCAATTCTCGTATCCAATCGTCAACTCCCATGAGCTTGCATCGCAAGGCGGTCGCATCGCTAGGAACGTGCTTCCTCCGCATTCAATCAGCCCTTGCTCGATTTCCCATTCTTGGAAGAGGGATTGAAGCTGATCCAGGGCGAATCCTTTGCCGATTCCGCCCAGGTCGAGTAGGGGACCGGCTCTCAATTTGACCACTGTGTTGCTTTCCTGATCGAGTGAAATGACCGGTTCCGAACTATCGGCCTCTTTTACTAGTAACTCGGCTAAATGGGGAAGCTCGTTTTGCTGTCCCTTGTGCAGGGCGTTTGCCTGACCCAGGAAGGGGTGGAACTTCCCGCCTAAGCGGGCACTCGCCTCGAATGACTGCAACAGGCAGTCTACCGCATCCTGCGAGATCCGAATGCCTTCTCCAAGCGGCGCCCGGTTGATGCGGGTGATGTCGCTGTATTCGATATAGAAGCTGAGTTGTTCCTCAAGGCGAGACAGTCGCTCCTCAGCTTCCATCACAGCTGAATCCATCAGGCCCGAATTATCGCCAATTAAATGAAAGTTAAAGGTACAGGCCATGGCTTGACAGGAGTAAGACCGCAACGATGCAACGTCTTCAAGCCGGATTGAAATGAGAGAGGGATCTTCGTTCATTTTCAACGTGTTTCCATAAAAGCGTCCCAAAGGCGCTTCTCAATCCAGCATTCCAAAACTACATTCTCTCGAAGGCCGTGATATTCCGCGATATGGGTTTCGTTCAGCGATTGCGGCAGCTTCCCAATGGGACCGATCACAATATCCAAGGCGGGGATATCAGATGGGTTCTGCCAGTAGCCTATCGTGTCATTATTACGCAAGTACCATGGTAGTGGCCAGGCATTGTCACTTCCTCCGACTGCTATGGCGAGATCACTCGAAGGATCAAGAGCCTCAAGATCGTCAATTCGCTTAATTAGCTTTTCGAACTGGGGGGAGGTGTGTTGGTAGATGTAAGGATTGCGCGAGTCGGCGGCATACCTCTCGACAAGCCGAGTGGATTGGTATTGATCCAAAAGAACGAGTAGGGTCACACCGACTACGGCGATACGCACCAATATTTGCGGCCAACGAGTGAAAAGGGTGACTAGCGTAAAGCCGGCGGCAATGCAAAATGACACATAGGTAGTAAGCATCAACCACGGTGTTTTGTAAGGAATGATAGAATACAATACAAAGCAGGTGAATCCGTAGAACACGCTTAGTCTCACGTGTTGCGACGCTTCTCTCGAGTCTCTGATAAGCAGGAAAAAGCCGATTGCCGCAAGAATGAGAAAAGGAGCTTCTCCCCAGCGAATTCCTTCCGCTCTTTGGGGCCAGAAAATCGATAGATAGTAGTATAGGGGTTTCTCATGCCCCAAACCCTGCGAGCGCTCTGCGTAGAACACGAAAGTTTTAAAACTATCGACAATTCCACTGAAATCCGTGAATGTGGCAGAAAAGAAG
Coding sequences within it:
- a CDS encoding SDR family NAD(P)-dependent oxidoreductase — protein: MKERMLEGRVALITGGGRGLGRSIAAAYAKEGARIVVSSRTKSELSQTVEAIKEAGGTVLGVTADLTVESEVRKLIERVEKTFGQLDLVFLNAGGNAGAREPIEVVDSQAWIKTVEINLFTAFHVAKASIPLLKKSENGQILTMGSGMGRRPDKSSAAYSAAKAALWMLTQSLSIELADYGITVNEMIPGPVKTKIPEGETFEPFLHADGDWENEWVKRAEDIVPMALFLASQHKYGPSGQSFALNRRLL
- a CDS encoding efflux RND transporter permease subunit, encoding MIAWFTRNGVAANLVMLILVIGGIASYLTVKKELFPQFSLDIVTIRVPYLGASPEEVEESVIIRIEEAIQSIDGIKELRSVAQEGYGSVTATVEKGYELAKVKDEIKTRVDAITTFPVDTERPIVDEPLIPKEVIRISVFGDAGEKEIKKIADRIRNELVEFDGISQAEVQGVRDYEISIEVSENTLRNYNLTFDQVVQAVRGSSVDLPGGLIKAEGGEISLRTTEQAYIGTDFSEIILLTNPDGGKIRLGDIATVRDGFAEQDIITKFNGKLAAIILVKEVGSENPLKISELVYDYVEKASETWMPNGVELEAWSDSSFYLQGRIDMLLENGFIGFLLVLVTLAIFLRPSLALFVAIGIPVSFLATIAIAPALGITINLLSLFAFILVLGIVVDDAIVVGESVFTEFQTNGHGVESAVKGAERVSMPVTFAIITTAVAFIPVFFLPGMIGKFMYVIPIVVIPTLLFSLVQSKLVLPYHLTLCHVGDRGGREKLNPISKLQRRFSDGMERFIQNVYMPILDKALSFRWLTLSLFLFALATSIALVAFGAIRFVFFPNVPSDYIFLELKMAEGTPLPETQKAMERIDRAIDEISTEQIDQGSIDPVRNKSVFIGYSVVSGGPGPASMSSGANVGSIILELSKAELRDSNADEIAQIWREKVGEIPGARKLNFLSSASGPVGLPVDIRLTGRNFGDLKAASMEIQEELKQFEGLLDIRDTYSEGKRELKVKLKDDARPLGLTAGDLGRQIRYAFYGAEAQRVQRDKEDVRVMVRYPKDERESLGNLESMRIVAPNGSRIPISEIADIEYGTGYPSISRLNRKRIINVQADANKAVANSDDISSSIYGKFPGDPDSILGRVLQKYPGVTSVKGGEAKDMEESTPAIIGGMLLVLVMIYALLAIPFKSYLQPLIVISVIPFGIGGAIYGHLINFQNLGTPQDMSLLSLLGIIAMSGVVVNDSLVLVDRVNRLRIQGMSVFDAVHVGGSQRFRAIILTSITTFVGLVPILMEKSLQAQFLIPMATSLAFGVLFATFITLLLVPCTYLILEDFKSLFAWWWRGLRGKQKSAEAVAKVQEVAS
- a CDS encoding efflux RND transporter periplasmic adaptor subunit, which produces MSDKKESLLLRLVKYVLPIFFIFASFGIIVTAFVFKPVPEKKETIQVLPVVEIIEARSKPITLEARSQGIVESRTETLLVAEVTGRIQSISNSFFAGGYFKKGDPLIEIDPVDYRANLALSKSRLAEARLAYEQEKALADQAREDWESFGRGEGSDLTLRKPQLERAKAVYESALAGVEMAKRDLERTTVKAPYDGRIHEKFADIGQMVSARQSQLARIYSTDTAEIRLPISLKDIEYLELPESYSNRSANDTKPRVIVRGSYGGEQYEWEGVIDRTEGAIDPKTRLSYVVAKIEEPYKKNESSDRPPLKVGLFVEASIQGKRIDNAFQIPRKALRENNTVYTVDRESRIVFKDVEVYQTDTEWAIITAGLEDGDRICITPLEYAVMGMRVERESKESIKILKTEIN